A single window of Nicotiana sylvestris chromosome 3, ASM39365v2, whole genome shotgun sequence DNA harbors:
- the LOC104215293 gene encoding uncharacterized protein isoform X1 — translation MALAPSPRQTYIPLPSSNSGRQHADHEVVLKPVPIYIVTHESQLPATFLNPSPKNELVVGLDCEGVDLCRYGTLCIVQLAFPDAIYLVDAIRGGKKLINACKPALESMYVTKVIHDCKRDSEALYYQFDIKLHNVMDTQIAYYLLEEQLGKKRAPDDHISFVRLLADPRYCGISYIEKKEVRSLLREDPQFWTYRPLSELMVRAAADDVRFLPYIFHKMMEKLSEQSLWRLAVRGSLCCRCFCISDNGYADWPAIPSIPEFLNVERDTLEEEILSVLDVPARKMGCVIGRKGSSILSIKESCKAEILIGGSKGTPDKVFIIGPLKQVRKAEAMLRGRML, via the exons ATGGCTTTAGCACCTAGTCCTCGCCAAACTTACATTCCTCTACCGTCCTCCAATTCAG GTAGGCAACATGCCGATCATGAAGTAGTTCTAAAACCAGTGCCCATTTATATCGTCACCCATGAATCTCAACTTCCAGCAACATTTCTCAACCCTTCCCCAAAAAATGAGTTGGTTGTTGGACTTGACTGCGAGGGTGTTGACCTCTGTCGATATGGAACTCTCTGTATTGTGCAG CTTGCTTTTCCGGATGCTATTTACCTAGTTGATGCAATTCGTGGTGGGAAAAAGTTGATTAATGCCTGTAAGCCTGCTCTTGAGTCTATGTATGTCACAAAAGTTATTCACGACTGCAAACGGGATAGTGAG GCATTATACTATCAGTTTGATATCAAGTTGCACAATGTTATGGATACCCAG ATAGCATATTATCTGCTAGAGGAACAGTTGGGGAAGAAGAGGGCACCAGATGACCATATCTCTTTTGTGCGCCTTCTTGCAGATCCACGCTATTGTG GTATATCATACATTGAGAAAAAAGAAGTCCGTTCCCTTCTGAGGGAG GATCCTCAGTTTTGGACTTACAGACCATTATCTGAGTTGATGGTCCGTGCGGCTGCTGATGATGTTCGCTTTCTTCCATACATATTCCATAAGATGATGGAGAAATTGAGTGAACAATCATTGTGGAGACTTGCAGTTCGTGGTTCactttgttgtcggtgtttctgcaTAAGTGACAATGGATATGCTGATTGGCCAGCAATCCCTTCCATTCCAG AGTTCCTCAATGTGGAAAGAGATACTTTGGAAGAGGAGATTCTGTCAGTACTTGATGTGCCAGCCAGGAAAATGGGATGTGTTATTGGAAGAAAAGGGTCCTCGATTTTGTCAATCAAAGAATCATGCAA GGCAGAAATTCTAATCGGTGGATCAAAGGGGACGCCAGACAAG GTTTTCATCATCGGACCCCTGAAGCAGGTAAGGAAAGCAGAAGCAATGTTGAGGGGCAGGATGTTGTGA
- the LOC104215293 gene encoding uncharacterized protein isoform X2, whose translation MALAPSPRQTYIPLPSSNSGRQHADHEVVLKPVPIYIVTHESQLPATFLNPSPKNELVVGLDCEGVDLCRYGTLCIVQLAFPDAIYLVDAIRGGKKLINACKPALESMYVTKVIHDCKRDSEALYYQFDIKLHNVMDTQIAYYLLEEQLGKKRAPDDHISFVRLLADPRYCGISYIEKKEVRSLLREDPQFWTYRPLSELMVRAAADDVRFLPYIFHKMMEKLSEQSLWRLAVRGSLCCRCFCISDNGYADWPAIPSIPEFLNVERDTLEEEILSVLDVPARKMGCVIGRKGSSILSIKESCKAEILIGGSKGTPDKVRKAEAMLRGRML comes from the exons ATGGCTTTAGCACCTAGTCCTCGCCAAACTTACATTCCTCTACCGTCCTCCAATTCAG GTAGGCAACATGCCGATCATGAAGTAGTTCTAAAACCAGTGCCCATTTATATCGTCACCCATGAATCTCAACTTCCAGCAACATTTCTCAACCCTTCCCCAAAAAATGAGTTGGTTGTTGGACTTGACTGCGAGGGTGTTGACCTCTGTCGATATGGAACTCTCTGTATTGTGCAG CTTGCTTTTCCGGATGCTATTTACCTAGTTGATGCAATTCGTGGTGGGAAAAAGTTGATTAATGCCTGTAAGCCTGCTCTTGAGTCTATGTATGTCACAAAAGTTATTCACGACTGCAAACGGGATAGTGAG GCATTATACTATCAGTTTGATATCAAGTTGCACAATGTTATGGATACCCAG ATAGCATATTATCTGCTAGAGGAACAGTTGGGGAAGAAGAGGGCACCAGATGACCATATCTCTTTTGTGCGCCTTCTTGCAGATCCACGCTATTGTG GTATATCATACATTGAGAAAAAAGAAGTCCGTTCCCTTCTGAGGGAG GATCCTCAGTTTTGGACTTACAGACCATTATCTGAGTTGATGGTCCGTGCGGCTGCTGATGATGTTCGCTTTCTTCCATACATATTCCATAAGATGATGGAGAAATTGAGTGAACAATCATTGTGGAGACTTGCAGTTCGTGGTTCactttgttgtcggtgtttctgcaTAAGTGACAATGGATATGCTGATTGGCCAGCAATCCCTTCCATTCCAG AGTTCCTCAATGTGGAAAGAGATACTTTGGAAGAGGAGATTCTGTCAGTACTTGATGTGCCAGCCAGGAAAATGGGATGTGTTATTGGAAGAAAAGGGTCCTCGATTTTGTCAATCAAAGAATCATGCAA GGCAGAAATTCTAATCGGTGGATCAAAGGGGACGCCAGACAAG GTAAGGAAAGCAGAAGCAATGTTGAGGGGCAGGATGTTGTGA